The DNA region ACTACTTTTTAAGAAGTGCAAAAATATTGAACGATAATTCTGGTGAAAACTCAGAAATTAAGGTTGTATCAATAAGAATTGAAAAGTTCATGGATGCAGAAAAATTTGTAGCTGGTGTTGATGACAACTCTACAGAAATTAGTTTTGATAAATTGACTTTTACATTTAACCATATAGTTCCGCAAGATACATTAATAGATAGAAACTGAGAAGCAATCTTTCCAGCAGTTGATATTGTTGCTAAAACCGTTATTGAAAACTTTATAAAAATAGATGACAAAAGTAAATAGAAAATATTACAACAATATTCATTACACAATTGATTGAGAAAACTCAGTAATTAAATTAAAACCTGAATTCCTTTCAGAGTTGCAAACTTTTAGTAAATGAACAGGATTTAAAAAAATAGGTGGTAGTTCGGTCGGAGATATACTAATAAAAGGTGATCCCTTTAAAAGTGAGTTTAAGGCATATTGTCATATTACAAAAATTAAGATGCCAGTTTTAAGTAAAAAATATATTAATGCAGGGGTTATATTGGAACCTAAAATTTTCGATGTATTAAGACAACAATATAAAAATATTGAAATAGAAAATTTTGTTGCATCAGAAGTTGGGTATGACTACTTCCAAGGAATCGATGATGTAATTAGCGGAGTCCCTGATGGTTATATACCAAGCATGAAAGTTATACTTGAAATAAAAACCGCTGGTGAAAAAAAGTATGAAACTTGAGAAAGAGAAGGTGTTGATCCTTCTTATAGAAAACAAGCTCAATTGTACGCTTATTTAATGAGTAAAAAAACAAATTCTAAAATCGATAAATATGCTATAGTTGCAGCTTTTTTAAAGGATGATAAAGAGAATAATATCAATGATTATCTAAATCCTGAATTAGTTAACTTATACGAAAGAAGAATGAAATTATATTCATTTAATGTTAATGATTCAGAAGTTCTTGATGATATAAAATTTGTTAAAGAATGATATAAAAAATATACATCTACTGATACATCACCAAAATTTAACAGAACAATAAACGCTGATGATTTGGAATATTTAGCTTGTTCAAATGAAGAAGAATGGATTTCTTTATTAGAAAAATGAAAATCAATGGGCAAAGCTGACTTAGATGTTATGCCATAAATCTAGTAAAATAATTTAATAATTAAAAAACTGGTCAAACCAGTTTTTTAATTATTTTTCTTTGTAACCTTTTCCGTCACGAATTTTCCCATTTTCACCATGAATATAGAAAGTTCCGCTATTCTTTTTAGCTAAATCTCTAGCATATGGAATAGCTTCTTTTTGAGTGTCAAATAAGATTGTTGCTCTTTCAGCACCTTCTCTATAAACTCTTCACTTATCTTTTTCTTTATCTTTTGTAATATGTCAAACTGCTTTTAATTCTTTCTTTGCTTCCATTTTTATTCCTCATTATCTAATTGATCAATTCTTGCTTGGTGACGTCCACCTTCAAATTCTGTTTTTATATATTCGTCTACCATTTTTTTAGCTTCTTCAAGTTCAACTTGACGTCCACCAAATACCAAAACATTGGCATCATTATGTTGCTTTGCTAAATGTGCATCTTCGACTGAAACAACTCTAGCTGCTCTAATGTGTTTATGTCTATTTAATGCATATGAAATACCTAGACCAGTTCCGCACATTGCGATACCGAAATCTGGTTTTTCATCATTAATATAATTAGCTAGCTTATGTCCTTGTTCAGCGTAACTAACTGAAACTGCATCAGTTTTAGGACCTAAGTCAACAACATCGTAACCTAATGACTTAACATAGTCAATAAGTTGTTCTTTTAAATTAAATGCTGCATGATCACTTGAAAATGCTATAACTTTTTTCTTCATATTTCTCCTAATTTTATTTGTTAACTATTTAACTTTTATAATTATACTAAAATTGTAATAAAAAAGTTTTATAATTTTATCATGAATAAACAAAGATTAGATAAATTTATTTCTAATAATACAAACTATTCTAGATCGCAAGTAAAGAAAATATTAAAAGAGGAAAAAATATTTATTAATGGTGAAGTTGTCACAAAAATAGTTGATATCATTGATTCTGACATTGTGACTATTGAAAATAATATAATTAAAAATTATAAAGATATTTATATAGTTATGAATAAACCAAAAGGTTATGTTTGTGCAAATATTGACCAATTTCACAAAACGGTTTTTGAATTACTACCTGATGAAATTAAAAATTTAAAAAATCTTCATACAGTAGGTAGATTAGATTTAGATACGGAAGGTTTATTAATTATTACTAATGATGGAGAATTCACGCATAATTTAGTTTCTCCTAGAAAGCACGTTGAAAAAACTTATGATGTAGTTGTTGATAAAAATTTAAGAAATGAACT from Mycoplasmopsis canis PG 14 includes:
- a CDS encoding MAGa7180 family putative nuclease, encoding MTKVNRKYYNNIHYTIDWENSVIKLKPEFLSELQTFSKWTGFKKIGGSSVGDILIKGDPFKSEFKAYCHITKIKMPVLSKKYINAGVILEPKIFDVLRQQYKNIEIENFVASEVGYDYFQGIDDVISGVPDGYIPSMKVILEIKTAGEKKYETWEREGVDPSYRKQAQLYAYLMSKKTNSKIDKYAIVAAFLKDDKENNINDYLNPELVNLYERRMKLYSFNVNDSEVLDDIKFVKEWYKKYTSTDTSPKFNRTINADDLEYLACSNEEEWISLLEKWKSMGKADLDVMP
- a CDS encoding DUF2188 domain-containing protein codes for the protein MEAKKELKAVWHITKDKEKDKWRVYREGAERATILFDTQKEAIPYARDLAKKNSGTFYIHGENGKIRDGKGYKEK
- a CDS encoding RpiB/LacA/LacB family sugar-phosphate isomerase → MKKKVIAFSSDHAAFNLKEQLIDYVKSLGYDVVDLGPKTDAVSVSYAEQGHKLANYINDEKPDFGIAMCGTGLGISYALNRHKHIRAARVVSVEDAHLAKQHNDANVLVFGGRQVELEEAKKMVDEYIKTEFEGGRHQARIDQLDNEE
- a CDS encoding pseudouridine synthase produces the protein MNKQRLDKFISNNTNYSRSQVKKILKEEKIFINGEVVTKIVDIIDSDIVTIENNIIKNYKDIYIVMNKPKGYVCANIDQFHKTVFELLPDEIKNLKNLHTVGRLDLDTEGLLIITNDGEFTHNLVSPRKHVEKTYDVVVDKNLRNELINIFSKGVIININYLTKPAKLEIKSHNNALLTITEGKFHQVKNMFSSVGYNVKQLKRIKFGDLELDNSMQPGEIKIYSKEEISKLLKNNNR